A stretch of the Amycolatopsis sp. BJA-103 genome encodes the following:
- a CDS encoding zinc ribbon domain-containing protein: protein MKADPAVQRQLLELAKVDAELSRTAHRRRTLPEIAEIDAGEKTVRDRRDALVSVQTAASDLDREIARQEKEIESVRARGDRDRKLLESGSVAAKQMTDIEHELNSLNRRQSALEDDLLELMERREALDLDAQRTSAEVAKAENEVAEAVRRRDENFTDFDTTKARRDEDRAKLLPRFPEDLLKLYERVRAHKGIGASLLRARRCGACQLDIDRREIAEIKAAPEDNVIQCENCGAILVRTLESGL from the coding sequence GTGAAGGCCGACCCCGCCGTCCAGCGCCAGCTGCTCGAACTCGCGAAGGTGGACGCCGAACTTTCGCGTACCGCCCACCGCCGCCGCACCCTGCCGGAGATCGCCGAGATCGACGCGGGCGAGAAGACGGTCCGCGATCGACGTGACGCACTGGTCTCGGTCCAGACCGCGGCGTCCGACCTCGACCGTGAGATCGCCCGCCAGGAGAAGGAGATCGAGTCGGTGCGCGCCCGTGGCGACCGCGACCGCAAGCTCCTCGAATCCGGTTCCGTCGCGGCGAAGCAGATGACCGACATCGAGCACGAGCTGAACAGCCTCAACCGGCGTCAGTCCGCGCTCGAGGACGACCTGCTCGAATTGATGGAACGCCGCGAGGCGCTCGACCTCGACGCCCAGCGCACCAGCGCCGAGGTCGCGAAGGCCGAGAACGAGGTCGCCGAGGCCGTTCGCCGCCGCGACGAGAACTTCACCGACTTCGACACCACGAAGGCGCGCCGCGACGAAGATCGCGCCAAGCTCCTGCCGCGTTTCCCGGAAGACCTCCTGAAGCTCTACGAGCGCGTCCGGGCGCACAAGGGCATCGGCGCGTCGCTGCTGCGGGCCCGCCGTTGCGGCGCCTGCCAGCTCGACATCGACCGCCGCGAGATCGCCGAGATCAAGGCCGCTCCCGAGGACAACGTCATCCAGTGCGAGAACTGCGGCGCCATCCTGGTGCGCACGCTGGAGTCCGGCCTGTGA
- a CDS encoding chorismate mutase: MRLRVLCALLVAGLLTVPAPASASSGLWTLTDLAAQRVQIADKVAAAKFGTPSPIDDPVREQQILDSVAAKAPGLGLDADGVVRFFRDQIEANKVVQRGLYARWTEHPGSRPPGRPDLATEVRPVIDRLNAGLLAELAATRSARARPSCDARLAVTVRLVDARRDLDRLHAGALGEAVRSACAQP; the protein is encoded by the coding sequence ATGCGACTTCGGGTGCTCTGCGCGCTGCTCGTGGCCGGACTGCTGACGGTGCCCGCGCCGGCATCGGCGTCCTCGGGTCTCTGGACGCTGACCGATCTGGCCGCTCAGCGCGTGCAGATCGCCGACAAGGTCGCGGCCGCGAAGTTCGGCACGCCGTCGCCGATCGACGACCCGGTGCGCGAACAGCAGATCCTCGACTCGGTGGCGGCGAAGGCGCCCGGTCTCGGTCTCGACGCGGACGGTGTGGTGCGGTTCTTCCGCGACCAGATCGAGGCGAACAAGGTCGTGCAGCGCGGCCTGTACGCGCGATGGACCGAGCACCCCGGCTCGCGGCCGCCCGGACGACCCGATCTCGCGACCGAGGTCCGGCCGGTGATCGACCGGCTCAACGCGGGCCTGCTCGCCGAACTCGCCGCGACCCGATCCGCGCGTGCGCGGCCGTCGTGCGACGCGCGGCTGGCGGTCACGGTGCGGCTGGTCGACGCGCGGCGAGACCTGGACCGGCTGCACGCGGGCGCGCTCGGGGAAGCCGTCCGGTCGGCCTGCGCTCAGCCCTGA
- a CDS encoding bifunctional RNase H/acid phosphatase, giving the protein MTDHVLIEADGGSRGNPGPAGYGAVVKDAVTGEVLAERKAYVGIATNNVAEYSGLIAGLAAAAELGASTVDVRMDSKLVVEQMSGRWKVKHPSMQPLNAEAKALAARFSRVRYEWIPRAENSHADGLANEAMDAGTEKKSEAPKTVKQDRISPVGWTGATGTPTKLLLVRHGQTAMSVDKRYSGRGDVPLTDHGKQQAAAAAKRLGSMEGLVVDGEVAPIIASPLIRTQQTAQAIADALGGRVETHPGLIETDFGDWEGLTFKEAMDRDPEFQTDWLSDTSIAAPGGESFDGVHRRVRKARDELIAQYGGRTLVLVSHVTPIKSLLRMGLDAGPSLLFRLHLDLASLSIVEFYPDGNASVRLVNDISHLS; this is encoded by the coding sequence GTGACCGACCACGTGCTGATCGAGGCCGACGGCGGGTCGCGGGGCAACCCCGGGCCCGCCGGCTACGGCGCGGTCGTCAAGGACGCGGTCACCGGTGAGGTGCTCGCCGAACGCAAGGCCTACGTCGGCATCGCGACCAACAACGTCGCCGAGTACTCCGGCCTGATCGCCGGTCTCGCCGCGGCCGCCGAGCTCGGAGCGTCCACAGTGGACGTCCGGATGGACTCGAAGCTCGTGGTGGAACAGATGTCCGGGCGCTGGAAGGTCAAGCACCCGTCGATGCAGCCGCTGAACGCCGAAGCCAAGGCGCTGGCGGCGCGCTTTTCCCGCGTGCGTTACGAGTGGATCCCGCGCGCGGAGAACTCCCACGCGGACGGGCTCGCGAACGAGGCGATGGACGCCGGGACCGAGAAGAAGTCAGAAGCGCCGAAGACCGTGAAGCAGGACAGGATCAGCCCGGTCGGCTGGACTGGCGCCACCGGCACGCCGACCAAACTGCTCCTCGTGCGGCACGGCCAGACGGCGATGTCGGTCGACAAGCGCTATTCCGGCCGCGGCGACGTGCCGCTCACCGACCACGGCAAGCAGCAGGCGGCCGCCGCCGCGAAACGCCTCGGCTCGATGGAGGGTCTGGTCGTCGACGGCGAGGTCGCGCCGATCATCGCCTCACCGCTGATCCGCACCCAGCAGACCGCGCAGGCGATCGCGGACGCGCTCGGCGGCCGGGTCGAGACCCACCCCGGGCTGATCGAGACCGACTTCGGCGACTGGGAGGGCCTCACCTTCAAAGAGGCCATGGACCGCGACCCGGAATTCCAGACCGACTGGCTTTCGGACACCTCCATCGCGGCGCCGGGCGGCGAGAGCTTCGACGGCGTCCATCGCCGTGTCCGCAAGGCCCGCGACGAACTGATCGCGCAGTACGGCGGGCGGACGCTCGTGCTGGTCAGCCATGTCACGCCGATCAAGTCGCTGCTGCGGATGGGCCTGGACGCCGGGCCGTCGCTGCTGTTCCGCCTGCACCTGGACCTGGCCTCGCTGTCGATCGTCGAGTTCTATCCGGACGGCAACGCCTCGGTCCGGTTGGTGAACGACATCTCGCATCTGTCCTGA
- a CDS encoding Nif3-like dinuclear metal center hexameric protein, with protein MPALAEVIAALEQAYPPELAESWDAVGLVCGDPAENVDKVLFCVDPVDETVDEAIADGAQLIVAHHPLLLRGVHGVPADSTKGRLVHRLIRAGVALYCAHTNADSASPGVSDALADAIGLTVLGPLDPRDDGVTGIGRIGELPASEPFSVFVERVANALPRTEPGVYGAGDPTRPIRRVAVSGGSGDSYLKRATAAGVDAYVTADLRHHPAGEHLAEIAEVPALVGVTHWASEWPWCEQASAVVRAAFAGNVDVHVSTRCTDPWTLRATRTEH; from the coding sequence GTGCCCGCGCTAGCCGAAGTCATCGCCGCCCTGGAACAGGCGTACCCGCCCGAACTCGCCGAATCGTGGGACGCCGTCGGACTCGTCTGCGGCGACCCGGCCGAGAACGTGGACAAGGTCCTGTTCTGCGTCGACCCGGTCGACGAGACCGTCGACGAGGCGATCGCCGACGGCGCGCAGCTGATCGTCGCGCACCATCCGCTGTTGCTGCGCGGCGTCCACGGCGTCCCGGCCGACAGCACCAAGGGCCGTCTCGTGCATCGCCTGATCCGCGCGGGCGTCGCCCTCTACTGCGCGCACACCAACGCCGATTCCGCGTCGCCCGGCGTCTCCGACGCGCTCGCCGACGCCATCGGCCTGACCGTCCTCGGCCCGCTCGACCCCCGCGATGACGGCGTCACCGGCATCGGCCGCATTGGCGAACTGCCCGCGTCCGAACCGTTCTCCGTCTTCGTCGAACGCGTCGCGAATGCCTTGCCCCGCACGGAACCCGGCGTCTACGGCGCGGGCGATCCGACCCGCCCGATCCGCCGCGTCGCCGTTTCCGGAGGTTCCGGCGACAGCTATCTCAAGCGGGCCACCGCCGCCGGGGTCGACGCGTACGTCACCGCCGATCTCCGGCATCATCCCGCCGGCGAACACCTCGCCGAGATCGCCGAAGTCCCCGCCCTGGTCGGCGTCACACACTGGGCGAGCGAATGGCCGTGGTGCGAGCAAGCCTCGGCCGTCGTCCGCGCCGCGTTTGCGGGTAACGTCGACGTTCACGTCTCCACGCGGTGCACCGACCCGTGGACGCTACGGGCCACCCGAACCGAGCACTAA